A window of Theropithecus gelada isolate Dixy chromosome 14, Tgel_1.0, whole genome shotgun sequence contains these coding sequences:
- the LOC112606918 gene encoding LOW QUALITY PROTEIN: olfactory receptor 52N2-like (The sequence of the model RefSeq protein was modified relative to this genomic sequence to represent the inferred CDS: inserted 1 base in 1 codon) — MSGVNSSSLTPGFFILNGIPGLEATYIWISLPFYFMHIIVVVGNCGLICLISHEEALHRPMYYFLALLSFTDATWCTTTVPNILCIFWLSLKEIDFNACLSQMFSVDTMTGMESGVLILMALDRYVAICYPLCYATILTNPVITKAGLATFLRSVMLIIPFTFLTKCLPYCWGNFIPHIYCDHMSVAKVSCGNFKVNSIYGLMVALLIGVFDICCISVSYTMIFQAVMSLSSADARHKAFSTGTSHMCAIVITYVXAFVTFFTHHFGGHNIPNHIHIIVANFYLLLPPTMNPVVYGVKTKHIRESMIKFLLGDKVNFTCDK, encoded by the exons ATGTCTGGGGTCAATAGCTCCAGCCTGACCCCAGGATTCTTTATCTTGAATGGCATTCCTGGGCTGGAAGCCACATACATCTGGATCTCCCTGCCATTCTACTTTATGCACATCATTGTTGTCGTGGGGAACTGTGGGCTCATCTGCCTCATCAGCCATGAGGAAGCCCTGCATCGGCCCATGTACTATTTCCTGGCCCTGCTCTCCTTCACTGATGCCACCTGGTGCACCACCACGGTACCTAATATTCTGTGCATATTCTGGTTGAGCCTCAAGGAGATTGACTTTAATGCTTGCCTGTCCCAGATGTTTTCTGTCGATACGATGACAGGGATGGAGTCTGGGGTGCTCATACTCATGGCCCTGGACCGCTATGTGGCCATCTGCTATCCCTTATGCTATGCCACCATCCTTACCAACCCTGTCATCACCAAGGCTGGTCTTGCTACCTTCTTGAGGAGTGTGATGCTCATCATCCCATTCACTTTCCTCACCAAGTGCCTGCCCTATTGCTGGGGGAACTTCATCCCCCACATCTACTGTGACCACATGTCTGTGGCCAAGGTATCCTGTGGCAATTTCAAGGTCAATTCTATTTATGGTCTGATGGTTGCTCTCCTGATTGGTGTGTTTGACATCTGCTGTATCTCTGTATCTTACACTATGATTTTTCAGGCTGTTATGAGCCTGTCATCAGCAGATGCTCGTCACAAAGCCTTCAGTACCGGCACATCTCACATGTGTGCCATTGTGATCACCTATG CCGCTTTTGTCACTTTTTTCACTCATCATTTTGGAGGACACAATATCCCAAACCACATACACATCATCGTGGCCAACTTTTATCTGCTACTGCCTCCTACCATGAACCCAGTTGTTTATGGAGTCAAGACTAAGCACATTCGGGAAAGTATGATTAAATTTTTACTTGGAGACAAGGTTAACTTTACCTGTGACAAATGA